A single Nitrososphaerales archaeon DNA region contains:
- a CDS encoding TRAM domain-containing protein: MNEKEERTVRERQRFSRSYFKPKPVKLGDELEVTISEMSRRGDGLARVQGYVIFVPNTKQGDHVKIRITQVRPTHAVAQVV, translated from the coding sequence TTGAATGAGAAGGAAGAGCGAACGGTAAGAGAGCGGCAACGATTCTCACGATCGTACTTTAAACCGAAGCCGGTCAAGTTGGGTGATGAATTAGAGGTAACTATATCTGAGATGAGCCGTAGAGGAGACGGTTTGGCTAGAGTTCAAGGGTATGTAATATTCGTACCGAATACGAAGCAGGGAGATCACGTGAAGATTAGGATAACTCAAGTCAGACCTACTCATGCCGTTGCTCAGGTCGTGTAG
- the amrS gene encoding AmmeMemoRadiSam system radical SAM enzyme encodes MGNIGKEAILYKQLAEGRVRCTACARYCNIPKDKIGFCGVRKNIDGKLYLMVYGKIITAHVDPIEKKPFVHYMPGSKVFSIATTGCNWLCHYCLNYDISQRRKVEGKDIEPEEIVDLTKRYDCQGIAYTYNEPIISIEFSHDVGVIARREGLINLYVSNGYATPDAVKMMGEFLDAITVDFKGNGEAEFLRLYAGVPSPEPIFQTLLEIKNSTNIHIEITDLVVPKVGDDLNEARKLSKWIYENLGPDTPIHFLRFHPDYKLIHLPWTPVETLEKHYQVAKEVGLRFVYLGNIPGHPLEHTYCPGCGKIVVERFGFDITGWYLDEHNRCIKCGYEIPIVGKLNKEGLEDRFIPVI; translated from the coding sequence ATGGGTAATATTGGCAAGGAAGCGATACTCTATAAACAACTCGCTGAAGGTAGGGTAAGGTGTACCGCTTGTGCAAGATACTGTAATATACCGAAGGATAAGATCGGTTTTTGTGGAGTTCGAAAGAATATCGATGGTAAGTTGTATCTGATGGTTTATGGTAAGATCATCACTGCCCATGTAGACCCTATTGAAAAGAAGCCATTTGTCCATTACATGCCCGGATCGAAGGTATTCTCCATAGCCACCACTGGCTGTAATTGGCTCTGCCATTATTGTTTAAATTATGATATTAGCCAACGTAGGAAGGTTGAAGGTAAGGATATTGAGCCTGAAGAAATCGTCGATTTAACAAAGAGGTACGATTGCCAGGGGATCGCTTATACCTACAATGAACCCATAATCTCGATAGAGTTTTCGCACGATGTTGGTGTAATCGCTAGGAGGGAGGGGTTGATCAACCTTTACGTATCGAATGGTTATGCTACACCGGATGCGGTGAAGATGATGGGTGAATTCCTCGATGCCATTACGGTCGATTTTAAAGGAAATGGTGAAGCAGAATTCCTCCGTTTGTATGCTGGTGTACCGAGCCCTGAACCGATATTTCAAACTCTATTAGAGATTAAGAATAGCACGAATATCCATATAGAGATTACCGATCTGGTAGTGCCCAAGGTTGGAGATGATTTGAATGAGGCACGTAAACTCTCCAAATGGATATATGAAAATTTGGGGCCAGATACACCAATACACTTCCTCAGATTCCATCCAGATTACAAATTGATACACCTTCCATGGACACCTGTAGAGACTCTAGAAAAGCATTATCAAGTAGCGAAAGAGGTCGGCTTAAGATTTGTATATCTGGGCAATATCCCCGGCCATCCACTCGAGCATACGTACTGTCCAGGTTGTGGTAAGATCGTCGTAGAAAGATTCGGTTTCGATATTACAGGCTGGTATTTGGATGAGCATAACAGGTGTATAAAATGCGGGTATGAGATACCTATCGTAGGTAAGTTGAATAAAGAGGGTTTAGAGGATCGATTTATTCCCGTCATTTAA